The genomic DNA AAAAACCAGAACTCTGGCCAGCTGCCGACGGTGGCGGTGGCGGCGGAGGTCGCAATGGTGGCATTTCGTTGTAGGCATATCGGAATAAATTAGCATTGGTAGCATCCAATTCCCTTTGTAGGGTAATAACCTGCCTTTGCAGCACTGAAATGGCTCCAACGCAGCCATAAACGGGATCTTTAAGTCTTGCCTCAGCTTCATAAGCAAGTGAGTTCACTGCATCTTCCCTTTGAAAAGTTGGGACTTCATTGAGCAGTTTGCTAACATTGCTTGCACCAAATATCTTGTGAACATTGGCGAATTTTTGGGGCTCCTCTGGTGGGAAATATGGTGCAAAAATGCAATCTGGCATACATTTTCTCCTCAAAAACTTGCAGGCTGCACATGGGGAACTCGAATAGCTTGATGAAGACATCTTCACTGCAACAAAGAATTGCGTAATCCAAATCAAGCATTATAATTTCTCCCTTTGAAGTCGTGTTTATATAGGTTTAATATTTGATGTATTGATTTTATACATTATCATTGAGctaatgaaatttaatttaaatagtataaattgagTAGTTAGAAACagattataatttatttattttttacttttcaagtatatattttatatattgaatttcaattaatttatctATGTATTTCACTTTTatcatttatataaaattaaattcaaatacaaaatttcAAATCCATATTCTCAAACCCATCTTATTTTCCAAACAAGTTTTAGCTTTTTCTGACCTGCCAAGcagattttatttatatatacttacatatatatatatatatatgtgtgtttttATTTGTTCTTTACGAAATAGATCAAAATATCCTTTGGGGGAAAAATAGGTTTAGGATCAAATAGATTTTGACATGAAATTGCTTAAAAAAAACAATACTCTTTGCTGCCATCTTATTTTCCAACAAGTTTAGCTTTTATTCTGACCTGCCAAGCAGCTTTCCttgaatttattaaatatacTACTGTCAGAAATCTATTTCATCTTAAAAttgtataaaagaaaaaaaaaagtcagCAAGAAAAAAGAAAACATGTATCATTACATTAACATGCACTCACAGAGACTCTAGGATTACAACATAAATTGAAACAACCCTTAGATCCTTAAggaccacaaaaaaaaaaaaaatcccaagATTCCAATATAGTAGATATATATAAATTTGTCTCCAAATTCTTTGTGGGAAAAGCATATGATCAGCCTTATAGTAAAAAGGactgtatatatattatatatatggaaAGGTTTACCTCTATTTTCTCTTTGAGTAGGCTGTTTGAAAATTTGTGACTTTGTGTCAATGAAAAAGACTATAAGATGTAAGATGAAAGAAAAGAGGGGATTAAATTCCCTTTATTAGGGTTTAATATTGAATGTTTATAAAGAGGAAACCCTAATTTGCAGAGGGGTGGGTGGGAGAAGCTGAGTTAAGTAAAGATGGGAGAATAAAGTGAGGCAAAGAGCATTTTCTCACTGAGAAAGAAAAGGGACAATGGAAACAATATAAAAAGCAAAAGATACAATTGGGGGTAATAAATAAGGGCTACAAAAGGATGACTATGACACTGCACATATAGGGTTAGTTTAACCTGTGTTTATAGATACCTATGCTACTATATTTTTAAaagttcttttctttttattcttttgaaatattgtttttttctttatataccaattttaaaatattataaaaaatttaaaaacttgaaaCAAGGCCGATGGCATACAATCAATTTAGCTAATCATCCAATCATTTATATATACTTAATTGAGGaccaatataatatataaatatacttaATCAACCGCATGCTCCTAGTAGGGTTGTTTTAGACTGATTTTACTTCAATTCAAGACTCTACCTACCTGAAGCTACTATTTTCAGTCTCCATTAGTGtagattatatataatttaaattaaattaaaaattatgtaaaaaataaATCTTAATATATAACTTAAGTTTTATCTAAAAGATAATAATTGTTTTTAACTATATGCCAACGTGTATCACTATTAATGTATAAATTTACGcacttaaaatatattaaatacaaactacatatacGATACATAGGGATACTGTTTTAGTTTTACGCACTACAATATAAAATTAGCTTTACACACTACTATAACattttatatgattaatattgATAAGTTagtgaaattaattaaaattttgattaaagtaaatgtttttattaattaatagcATAGTTACAATAAGTAAAGATATTGTTTACGAAaattaaaagtattagtaattactattttttacTATGTAACGAATAATCCAAAtaattgattaaaaactaaagttaattaaattaattaactcaCGAACACGacaaaaaagtaaaacaaaaaaataatttattaacaacCAATAAGCGAAACAATACCCAGAAAAGAATTTGCATAGATTTCATCTCTCACTATTAATTTAAATTACACAATTTATTTTACTTAGCACACTGATTCGTAGAAAtctctaaattatgctaatatttcTTTCGAGCATAAGagcaattgactctaggttgattaattgaaatttatttctaattaaaacccctattatcgcattaactcgtgCTATGAATTCCCCTAttaaatttgactctaatccggtagatttatgtcatcctatttctaggattgcatgcaacacCACTCAATTACCGAAGATCTAATCTTATATAGGGTCTATTTAACTAccgatttaagcacatcaaacatggattaataatctagaaatatcaaactaagaattaagcacacataattgagaataaaaaactaagtatttattgtgtaaaataaaaatcaaactacAAAACCCATCATAAGGTTCATCTCTTTTagttatttagaaaattagttcatgtttgaaaattaaaaaatatccAAGACACAATATAaccaaaagaaacaaagaaactcatGATAACTTCTTAATAAATCAATTgagaatcttcaatcttgacggAAATCTACTTCACGATCAGTTTCAATGGTGCTTTttaagttgttttcttgaatattctctTATGGCTCCCTTCTATCTTCTTATTGTTCTCATATATACATCTTAGAATGCCCAAATATCTAAAAATCGCAATTTTTCGCAATGAAGTACACAATCCCGTGAAattgacatggcctagcacacgcctgTATGGGTCACACAACAATGTGAAATGGTTTAGCCTGTATGACTCCTACAGCTTGCTCCGACGCTCCAGTTTTCGCTCGTTTGTCGCTCATTTTTCTCCCAAGTGCTCTATTAAGTattgaaacatgaatttaaaggattaggagcataaaattcacaattaacatctaataatcacccaaaaatacATTAAGAATGAGGTTAAAACAAGTTACTTTTAGCATTTAtaaaatatccccacacttaagcattttcttgtcctcaagcaaaattcttaaCCCACATTCAAGTTAACttcccttaatttattattttcaccAGTAATGTCTTAGGATAATCTATAGATAatcatgcattgaaaatttgaACAAAAATGACACTTAAGAACACAAGCAATCCAAGTAGAAATTTTAAGGCATAAAAATATAGACGTCTCCCCTATCTTACTAATTACATGAAATTCAAACTCAACAATAATTAACACCGTTACTAAGATTCACTCAAGCACTAaaggtgtttaaggttcaagtaaTGTGCACTCAATAGTCGAACAAGAAATGCTATTACCATAGGCtttcttgaaaatcaaatctctaccactatataGAAATGAGATGATACACCAATCAAGAGATTTTTACAAGGTTGTAACGGGGCTTAGAGTAAGAATGCGAAAATGGTCATAAAGTTGGTTATAATCGAGAATTGAGTTAATAAGTTACcaaaccacaaaaaaaaaaaaaaaactagtcaCTGAATTACAAGAATTTACAACAAGAAGAAATAAATAGTGGGTATGAGCTTTTATACAAAATACAAGACTAATGATTCAAGctcaataaaaaaaaatcacttttattttcattttttaagaaTAAAGTAAAATTCAACAATATAATAGATAAAATATAGTCAAGCAACTAACtaaattgaattttgataaaaatggAGTCAATAAAACGAATTTTACAACATTAATGTGGTTTATGAGTTAACATGAAACAGTTTATCATGCTTGACTCTCTCGTATCTTAAAGtataaatcacaaaatacacaaaaatcCGCATATTAATCCCAAACAAAATCAATAAAGattccaattttttttaaaaaaaactttaatataagttttgagaaaattacttaaacacaacaACAATTCAAGTGCTATAtcacataaatatataaaatccTCCCTACACTTAATAtgtacattaccctcaatgtacaaacagaTATAAACACAATAAGcaaaatatcataagagaggaaGAGAACAAAAACTACCCTAAATTTGGATGATTTCGTCGAAATAGTAAAATTCAGAATCGTAGGATCGGTGTCATAtggaaataaaacaaaacatataagtctaactaaataaaataaaaataaaaaacaataaaaataaagtatagttaaaaattaaaaaaataaataaaatataaaactataTGTAATCAAGGATCGGTGTCATATGGAAGTCAGGATTGCGAGGCGTAGGTACAATAGGGGGATTGGGTGAAGAAATATGAAAGTGCTGGAACAGTTGTTGTAGATAGGCCTTGATGCGATCTTGTTGGCATTGAAGTTGGCCGAAGTGCTTCGaatgtagctgctcaaggcaatTGATTCAATCGGAGTGCTGCTACTATATGCGAAAGATGTCTTTAAGCATGATTGAATGTGTAGCAGTGGAGTGACTTGGAAGAGGTGAGGATCAAGCTGAGTATGCAAATCGAGGTTGGTCATAGTCTAAGAGCTCCTCATGGTCATCCTGAGGATTCAGAAGAAACAGTGTATACCGATGTGGACCTGCTCTATGTTGGCACTGAATCATCCTCATATGGTTCTTAATAGATAGCCCTTACGCGACCATCTGTCCGACTAGAGTGAAGGATGAACTCTGCTCCGGAATGTAGAGAAACCTAAAGTACCTTTCAAAACAAGTCACGTAAGGACCCATATAGATATAGTCCTTCCTATTCCGATCGAACTGCTAACGACAACAGTGAGCCACAACGTAAGCGACATCAATCGAGTGGCGCGTTTCCATACTCCATAGAAAATAGGTGTCTGAAGTGCTGACGACCCCCGTACTCTCCTTCTGACTAGTTAATGTGTGGGCCATAATGACATGAGTGTAGCGAAATACCAAAGGTAAACATGTTACCTTTGATTGACTCGGGTTATACTGTGACTCAATCTTGGTAATGTCGATCCAGCAAAGTAGAATCGGTCGATGGATGTGATTGGAAAGTGTTGGGAACACTGAGGTACTCATAAACTCATTGAAATATAATCTTAAGGCAACTATAAAGCCCAAGATGCTCAAGGAATGCGTTGTACCCCCAAGTCAGAAGGAAGTAGTGCAAGGCTCATCCCGCGGTGAAATTGCCGGTTGGAGGAAGAAAGTCAAGCAGAACTTTAATGTGAGTTTAACATATGTGGGCTCCATAATAGTAAAGAATCGATCCTACGGTGTCGTCCCAATTAGTACCCGAACCTTGGCAGCTAAATGGACTGCCTGTAGAGCCTCCTAATCAATGCAATGACCTAAACCTAAGGGCCACTCCTTAAGATGTTGATATTGGTTGTCATATGGACCCAGACTAAATTGGAGACACGGGTATCTCGTGACTGTGGTTGGGGCCGAGGACGAAGATGCACATGGTGTCTTCCACTTTTTAGAGGTGAGGATAGCGGCTTTAGTTTTTCCTCTCGTCTTTGTCCTAATGTACCTAGCAAAATAGGTAATAACGAGATATATCAGCATCAATACAAATTAATATAGTAGATGAACAAATTGAAATGTGAGACACAATGGACCAAGTTCAATCTATCATATAACAAAAATCGACTCACTAAATAAGACCTAAATAattcaaaagataataaaaaaatatctaATACTATTGTAATCCAAATGAGTAGAATAAAAATAGGCATACCAATATGATTAATACTAATACTAATACTAATActaataaaaagataataatattagtaataataaaacaaatataataataataaaaaaacaaaaagggtGGTTGGTTGGGTAGGTATTGACGGCAGCATGGAG from Gossypium arboreum isolate Shixiya-1 chromosome 9, ASM2569848v2, whole genome shotgun sequence includes the following:
- the LOC108455620 gene encoding LOB domain-containing protein 25, which gives rise to MSSSSYSSSPCAACKFLRRKCMPDCIFAPYFPPEEPQKFANVHKIFGASNVSKLLNEVPTFQREDAVNSLAYEAEARLKDPVYGCVGAISVLQRQVITLQRELDATNANLFRYAYNEMPPLRPPPPPPPSAAGQSSGFYYPYQWNDPSDEDNERSSGGNM